Proteins from a genomic interval of Micromonospora sp. NBC_00389:
- a CDS encoding ABC transporter permease, whose translation MKHALVVAALIGGGMLGGMALIGPENFDPPMPGLDTETGVRSILGILGYTAFVPAAAGTLAVTSEYRHRTAAVTFLVAPRRWQVLAAKLATYTVAGLAYGLILSGTAAAAVFTVAAARQVPLGLPAHTLLALLARIAAAMVVYLIIGVGIGALIRNQVAALCVVIGYLYMGETLLMLIPGVNTLYPILPGGATAALTDFTYLADAMSAQLGNTTVQLLPPAAGALLLTAYAIGACAIAVLIPMRRDIT comes from the coding sequence TTGAAACACGCCTTAGTCGTCGCCGCCCTGATCGGTGGCGGCATGCTCGGCGGCATGGCGCTGATCGGCCCGGAAAACTTCGACCCACCCATGCCCGGACTGGACACCGAAACCGGCGTCCGCTCCATCCTCGGCATCCTCGGCTACACCGCATTCGTCCCGGCTGCCGCCGGAACCCTCGCGGTCACCTCCGAATACCGGCACCGCACCGCCGCCGTCACATTCCTGGTCGCACCGCGCCGCTGGCAGGTACTCGCCGCCAAACTCGCCACCTACACGGTCGCCGGGCTCGCCTACGGCCTCATCCTCTCCGGCACTGCCGCCGCAGCCGTGTTCACCGTCGCCGCCGCCCGCCAAGTCCCACTCGGCCTGCCCGCCCACACCCTGCTCGCGCTGCTCGCCCGCATCGCCGCCGCCATGGTGGTGTATCTGATCATCGGCGTCGGCATAGGCGCCCTTATCCGCAACCAGGTCGCAGCCCTGTGCGTCGTGATCGGCTACCTCTACATGGGCGAAACACTGCTCATGCTGATTCCCGGCGTCAACACGCTCTATCCGATCCTGCCCGGCGGCGCCACCGCCGCCCTCACCGACTTCACCTACCTCGCCGACGCCATGTCTGCACAACTCGGCAACACCACTGTCCAACTCCTACCGCCAGCAGCCGGCGCACTCCTCCTCACCGCGTACGCCATAGGTGCCTGCGCCATCGCCGTCCTCATCCCCATGCGCCGAGACATCACCTGA